The Paenibacillus amylolyticus genome contains the following window.
TTCGTTATCTGACGGACAAAGAATTGATACGGGAGCTTAAACTTGGAGAGACAGCAAGCCGATATGATGCGCGTATGGATGATCATCAGCACATTATGTGTGAAGTGTGCGGCAAAGTGGACGAGGTGATGACAGAGGTTCCTCCACAATGGATGAAACAGGTGGCTGAAGAAACCGGATATGCAATCGATCATGCTCATGTGGTCTTTGGAGGTGTCTGCGGGGAATGCAGAAACAAACGGATCAAGTAAAAATAAAAGTTCCTGGCCGCCGTTTACCGCTTAGGGTTAAACCAGCCCTGTCCGATGCAGCACCGCTTGTGGACAATTGTCCGGTTACACGGCGTGTGATTCTGATCAGCCCGATGCCGGGCCAGGTTCATGAACTGGTAAAGGCCTTAACGGATAGCTGCTTCGACGTACTGGTCTTTCATCGTTGGGAACCGGATCTGCATGAGCGTCTTGTCTTCGATCTGCTGATCTATGACCTGTCTGTTGCCGGAACGATTGATGCATTTGCCGGCATTAGCAGCCGCTTGAATCGTGAGGCTGAACATACAACCCCTTGTCTGTATCTGGTTGGTGAGAAGATGATCGGCAGCGCGAGTGGACCGATGCTTCAGGAGGAATTGCTGGTGTGGCCTGCACGTCCGCAGGAAGCTCTTTACCGGGTGCAGCGTATGATTGGCAACAGTCCGGCTCTACCCAAACGTGGATTTTTGCCTGAGGAAGGACAGCGTGTCGGATTCAAGGATCTGTGGCTCGATCGTGAACGGATGAGTGTGCAGCGCGATAATAACCGGATTCATCTAACGAAGACCGAATATGATCTGTTACTCAAGCTGATTGATGCCAAAGGCGCAGTCATTTCCCGTGAGGAGATGCTCAGCGATATCTGGGAGACGGACTTTACGGGTGGAAGTAATGTGGTCGATGTTCATATCAAAAGCTTGCGCAAAAAACTGGGCGATAACGCGTCTTCGCCGCAATACATCGTAACAGTAAGAGGAGTGGGCTACCGCCTGGCGGATTAGTCCGCTTTTTTTGTCCCGTTCGGATCGTTCACTTCACCCTTCATTCATGAAGGGTTTAAGAACCTCATCTTAACCTCATCTAAACCTCATGCAAGAGTAGAGTTGGACATGTTAGAATCAATTTAACAGTTAGATCAAGTCTAAATGTATATTTATATCGAAGCCGAATATGATTTTAATAGTAGATATAGCAGCCGTGAGACCCATAAGAGGAGGACGACAGGATGACAGAACGTATGACAACCAATCAGGGAGCACCTGTAGGTGACAACCAGAACTCCCGTACAGCAGGCAGAAGAGGACCGACACTGCTTGAAGATTACCATCTCATCGAGAAAATTGCCCACTTTGACCGCGAGCGTATTCCGGAACGGGTGGTTCATGCCAGAGGTGCAGGTGCTCATGGCGTATTTACACTGGAGCAGAGCATGAAGCAATATACAACAGCGGACTTCCTGCAAGATCCGGGTACGGAGACCGATGTGCTGGTTCGTTTTTCAACTGTTATTCACGGCACAGGATCACCAGAGACTGCAAGAGACCCGCGTGGATTTGCCGTTAAATTCTATACCCGGGAAGGTAACTATGATATCGTCGGTAACCATCTGCCCGTGTTCTTCATTCGTGATGCGATGAAGTTTCCTGATATGGTTCACTCTCTGAAGCCGGCTCCGGATACGAACATCCAGGACCCCGCCCGATATTGGGACTTCATGACCCTGTCACCAGAATCAACACATATGATGACCTGGTTGTTCTCAGATCTGGG
Protein-coding sequences here:
- a CDS encoding transcriptional repressor — its product is MRTLNLTIQRQAVYDVVRHSEDHPTAADVMNRLVEQGYNLAYGTVYNSLRYLTDKELIRELKLGETASRYDARMDDHQHIMCEVCGKVDEVMTEVPPQWMKQVAEETGYAIDHAHVVFGGVCGECRNKRIK
- a CDS encoding winged-helix domain-containing protein, with the translated sequence MQKQTDQVKIKVPGRRLPLRVKPALSDAAPLVDNCPVTRRVILISPMPGQVHELVKALTDSCFDVLVFHRWEPDLHERLVFDLLIYDLSVAGTIDAFAGISSRLNREAEHTTPCLYLVGEKMIGSASGPMLQEELLVWPARPQEALYRVQRMIGNSPALPKRGFLPEEGQRVGFKDLWLDRERMSVQRDNNRIHLTKTEYDLLLKLIDAKGAVISREEMLSDIWETDFTGGSNVVDVHIKSLRKKLGDNASSPQYIVTVRGVGYRLAD